One Anaerolineae bacterium genomic window, ATAATATCCTTACGGTGGAATTTGCTCGCTCCAGAGGAGCAAAGGTCATAGTTCGCGGCCTCAGGGTTATATCCGACTTTGAACTTGAATTTCAGATGGCTCTCATCAATAAAAAATTGGCTCCTGAAATAGAATTTCTCTGTCTCATGACCAGTCAGGAGTACGCTTTTCTGAGCTCCAGTACCGTTAAAGAAATAGCGGCTCTCGGCGGGTGCTTGGACTCGATGGTTCCTCCGCATGTGAAAGAGGCGTTGCTTTACAAACTGAAAGAAATTCGTTCAGGGATAACTCTTGTCTCGCTTCGGGACTAAGGGGAAAGCCGTGGAATCGCTTTTCCTGATAGATCGTCTGGAAAGCCTGGTGCA contains:
- the coaD gene encoding pantetheine-phosphate adenylyltransferase — protein: MTIAVYPGTFDPIHNGHIDIATRASRLFDKLIVAVYERPGKNVLFSVEERVEMARKAFEGNPKIDVESYNILTVEFARSRGAKVIVRGLRVISDFELEFQMALINKKLAPEIEFLCLMTSQEYAFLSSSTVKEIAALGGCLDSMVPPHVKEALLYKLKEIRSGITLVSLRD